The sequence GCCACGTGGTGGGGGACGGCGTCCGCACCGTCAAGGAACTGGTGGAGATCGTGAACGAGGATCCCCGGCGCGGCGTGGGCCACGAGAAGGTGCTGACGCGGCTGGTGCTGGATGCCCAGGCGGCGATGATGCTCGCCCGCCAGGGTTTCACGGAAGCCTCGGTGCCACCGGAAGGCCAGATCGTGCCCTTGCGGTCCACGGCGAACCTCAGCACGGGCGGCACCGCCACGGATGTCACCGATGTCATCCACCCGGACAACCGGGACATGGCCACCCGCGCCATCCGCGCCATCGGCCTGGACGTGGGCGGCGTGGACTTCCTCAGCCCCGACATCACCGAGAGCTACAAGACCGTGGGCGGAGCCATCTGCGAAGTCAACGCCGCGCCGGGCTTCCGCATGCACGTATCCCCCAGCGAAGGCACGCCCCGGGATGCGGCGGGCCCCGTCCTCGACATGCTCTTCCCGCTGGGCTCGCCTTCCCGGGTTCCCGTGGCGGCCCTCACGGGCACCAACGGCAAGACCACCACCGCCCGCATGCTGGCGCACATCACCAAGATGGCGGGCTACACGCCGGGGCTGACGACCACCGACGGGGTCTACATCGACGGCCAGCGCACGGTGGAAGGCGACATGACGGGTCCCGTGGCCACGCGCATGGCGCTCGCGGACCCGAACATAGACCTGGCCGTACTGGAGATCGCCCGGGGCGGGCTGCTGCGGGCGGGCATGGGCGTGCCCTTCGTGAACGTGGGGGCGGTCCTCAACGTGCAGGCGGACCACCTCGGGATGAAGGGCATCGACACGCTGGAACAGCTGGCGGAGGTGAAGCGCATCGTCGTCGAAGTCGCCAGGGACTGCGCGGTGCTCAACGCCGATGATCCCCAGGTGGTGAAGATGTCGGCCTACACGGACGCGAAGACCCTCTGCTACGTGACCATGAATCCCCAGCACACGCTGGTGCGGGAGCACATCCGCGCCGGGGGCCGCGCCTGCGCCCTGGAAGCCGGCGTCAACGGCCAGATGATCACCCTCTACGACAAGGGCAGCCATATTCCCCTGCTCTGGACGCATCTGGTGCCCGCGACCATGGAAGGCCGCGCCCTGCACAATGTGCAGAACGCCATGTTCGCCGCGGCCATGGCCTTTTCGCTCGGCCTCAAGCTGGACGCGATCCGAATGGGGCTGCGCACCTTCGACACGACGTTTTTCCAGGCGCCCGGCCGCATGAATGTGTTCGACGAGCATCCCTTCAAGGTGATCTTCGACTACGGCCACAATGCGCACGCGGTGGGCGCCATGGCGGACCTGGCCTGCGCCCTGGACGCCGCGGGGAAGCGCATCATCGTCCTGGCCGGCCCCGGCGACCGGCGGGACGAGGACCTTGTCGCCATCGCCGACACGGTGGCGGGCCGCTTCGACCACTATGTCTGCCGCCGGGACGACGGCCTGCGGGGCCGCGATGGGGACGAGGTGCCCCGCATCCTGGCCAAGGCGCTCCAGGCGAAGGGCGTTCCGTCCGAGGCCATCAGCATCATCCCCGATGAACAGGAGGCCATCGACGCCTCCCTGCGCATGGCTCAGCCCGGCGATCTGCTGCTGATCTTCGCGGACGCCCTGACCCGCTCCTGGAAGCAGATCATCAAGTTCCGCGCAGAAGGTGCCTCGCCATCAAAAACCGCGGCGGGCCCGCCCAGGCCATCTGATCACGTGGCCCAGCCGCCAGCGCCTCCGCGGGAAGACGCAGCCCACGACATGGAGGGCCTCATTAGGGACGAACGCGGCGTGCGCTTCGCCCGGGAGAGTGAAGACTGAGCGGAACGGTCCCCACTCCCTTCGAGGACAGCCGCCGCCTGACAGGTCCAAACCTCCTCTTCGGATCCTGCGGGGCCGTGCTGGAGGCGCCGCTGCCGGGGGGCGGCCGGGAGGAGGCCCATGCCAAGTGGGCGCGGCTGGTCGAAGCCATGCGCTCCCGCCTGGGGTGGCCAGGAGGGCCCGTGACCGCGCGGGTCCACGCCAGCGGCGCGACCCTGGCCTTCGCGGCGCCGGAGGACCTGCTCTTCGCGGCCACCGAGGTGAATGAATGGGCCTGGACCAGGGCCCTGGAGGAGACCACGGGAACGCTTTCCTTGAGGTTGTCCGCGCCGGGACACCCGGCGGTGTGGGACGAGGATTCGGCGGTGGCGACGATGCGGGCCATGTCCGCTGCGGAGGTCCGGCCCGGATTGATGGCGCTGCTCCGCGAAGCGCAACACCGGAACCTGCCGGCTTTTCTGGACGAGGAAACCCTCTCCATCGGGGCCGGATCCGGCCACATGGCCTGGCGGATGGACACCTTGCCCGCGCCGGCGGACGTGGCCTGGGGGCGGCTCCATGGCATCCCCACGGTCCTGGTGACGGGCTCCAACGGCAAGACCACTTCCGTGCGCCTGCTGGCGGCCATGGCCGCTTCCCAGGGATGGCGGCTGGGGCACACCTGCACCGACGGCATCTACATCGCAGGTGAACTCGTGGAAGCCGGCGACTATTCCGGGCCCGGTGGGGCCCGCGCGGTACTGAGGGATGTCCGGGTCGAGGCCGCGATCCTGGAGACCGCCCGGGGCGGCATCCTGCGGCGGGGGCTGTCGACGCGGCAGGCCGATGTGGCCCTGGTGACCAACGTCAGTCCGGAGCATTTCGGGGAGTACGGGATCCATTCCCTGGAGGACCTCGCGGATGTGAAGCTTGTGGTGGCGAAGGCGCTCGCCTCCGGCGGCCTGTTGGTCCTCAACGCGGATGACGGCGGACTCGTGGCCCGTGCGTCCACCTTGGCCTGCCCCATCGGATGGTTCTCCCTGGAGGACGGACACCCCCTGCTCCAACGGCATCGGGCCGCCAGCGGCGCCACTTGCGCTGTGCGCGATGGCCGCCTGCGCCTCCATTGGAAGGACCGATCCCACGATCTCGGAGCCGTGGCCTCCATGCCCCTGAGCGCCGGCGGCCATGCCGCCTACAACGTGTCAAACCTCGCGGGCGCGGCCCTGGCGGCGGCGGGCCTCGGCATCCCGCCTCTGGCCATCGCTGGGGTCCTGGCTGCCTTCGGCGCCTCCCGCGGGGACAATCCCGGGCGGCTGGAGATCTGGCGGTTCGGCGGCATCACGATCTTCATGGACTACGCCCACAATCCGGAAGGCCTCGAAGGCCTGTTGAAACTAGCTGCGCAGGTCCGGGGCCCGGGCCGGATCGGCCTCCTTCTGGGCCAGGCCGGCAACCGGGAGGATGGCGCCATCCGCGCGCTGGCGGCCACGGCGGCAGGATTCGACCCTGACTTCGTGGTGTTGAAGGACATCGAAGGATTTCTCCGGGGACGCGAACCGGGGGAAGTCGCAGCCTTGCTCTGGAAGGCCCTCGCCGCCGAAGGCGTGGAGGCGGAACGGCTGCGGACTGTGCTTCCGGAGGCGGAGGCCGCGCTGAGCCTCGTCGGCTGGGCCAGGGCAGGAGATGTGGTGGTGCTGCCGGTCCACGGGGCGAAGGCTCGGACTGCGGTGGCTGCCAAGTTGGACCGTCTTGAAGCCGGAGGCTGGAGGGCCGGGGATCCGGTGGGGTGTTGACCCCCTGGCGCCCATTTCGCCCATTCCCTTTTCTGCCCGTCGAGGAGTATCTTGCCTTCGACCATCCTGTTTTTTTTAGGAGAACCTCATGACGCGCACACCGCAGTTGAATTTCGTCGCCGGGCTCGTGGTTGCCGGCTGCTTCGTCTCGCTGGCTTCTCGACCCGCCTATTCCCAAGGCCTGACGCTTCCCCCCAGCGGGGACAACCAGAAGGCCTCGGTCACCCAGCACATCGGCCTGGTGAAGGTGACCGTGAGCTACAGCAGCCCGCGGGTGCACCGCGCAGGGGAAGACCGCACCGGGAAGATCTGGGGAGAACTGGTGCCCTACGGCCTCAGCGACCTGGGCTTCAACGACTGCAAGGAGTGCCCGTGGCGCGCCGGGGCCAACGAGAACACCGTCTTCAAGATCACCCATGACGTGAAGATCGAAGGCAAGCCGCTGGCGGCGGGCTCCTACGGGCTCCACATGATCCCTGGGCCCGAGACCTTCACGGTGATCTTCTCGAAGGATTCTTCCGCCTGGGGCAGCTACTGGTACACCCCGAAGGAGGATGTCCTGCGGGTGGACGTGAAGCCCGCCAAGGGCGAATTCCAGGAGTGGCTGACCTATGAATTCACCGAGCGCGAGTCCGCCAAGGCCAGGCTGGAATTGCGCTGGGAGAACCTGCGGATCCCCATCTCCATCTCCGTGGACGATCCCGACGAACTGTACTTCCAGAATCTCAGGAAAGAGATGCATGGCGCGCACGGGTTCCAGTGGGCCGACCTGATGGCCGCGGCGCAGTTCACGCTGCAATCCGGCAAGCACCTGGATGCGGGCCTGGACTGGGCCCAGAGGGCGGCGGGCGCCCCCTTCGTGGGCAACGAGAATTTCCAGACCCTCTCGACCCTGGGCCAAGTCCAGCTCCAAATGGGAAACGCGGAGGCGGCCCAGGCCACCTTCGACAAGGCCATCGCGAATCCCTCGGCCAAGCCCACGGACGCCCACCAACTGGGCCGCCAGCTGTTGCAGCAGGGGCGCAAGGCCGAGGCGTTGAAGATCTTCCAATCCAATGCGAAGAAGTTCCCGGGCCAGTGGCCCGTGAATGTGGGTCTGGCGCGGGGCTACGCCGCGGCCGGGGATACGAAAAAGGCTCTGGAACACGCCCGCATGGCGCTGGCCCAGGCGCCGGACGAACTCAACAAGAAAGCCCTGAAAGCGATGATCGACCAGCTGGAGAAGGGCACGGCTCCCCGCTAGGCCGTTGGAAAACATCAACCTTGTCAATTCGATGGTGCACCGGCATAAGGAGCCGTAACGAACTACCCAGAAAAGCACTGGTTATTTCGTAACGGCTCCTAAGGATTCCCAAGGGCCTGGCGGACTGCCGCCACGTCATTGGGGATTTCCTTCGACAGCAAGGGACGGTCCCGCAAGGCCTCGAGAGATTCTGGAATCGGGACCTGGATGCCCATGTGCTCGTAGACGGGCAGGAATTTGGCGGGGTGCGCGGTGCCCAGGAACACGCCGGTTTCGCAGAGGCCCAGGCGCTCCTCCAGCACCGCGTAGGCCACCGCCGCGTGCGGGTCCGCGAGATAGCCCATGCCCGTCAATTCGCGGATGGAGCGCTTGGTGTAGTCGTCGTTCTTGAAACCCCACCGCAGGGCCTGGCGGAGGGAATGGAGGTCGCCGCCGAAAAGGTGTTGGATGCGCTCCCAGTTGTTGGGAGCGCCCACATCCATGGCGTTGGAGAGCGTGGAAACGCTCGGCCGCGGCAGGTATTCGCCGCTGTCCAGGTAGTTGGGCACCGTGGCGTTGAGGTTGGTGGCGGCCACGAAGGCGCGGATGGGCAATCCGGTCCGCTTCGCCATGAGCCCCGCGCAGAGATTGCCGAAATTGCCCGAAGGCACCGCGATGACGACGCCATCCCGCACGTCCTGCTTGTGCAATTGGGCCATGGCCTCGGCGTAGTAGAGCATCTGGGGCAGCAGCCGGGCCACGTTGATGGAATTGGCGGAAGTGAGGCCGTGGCGGGCCGACAGGTCCGCGTCGTTGAAACAGTCCTTCACCAGCGCCTGGCAGTCGTCGAAGGAGCCATCCACGGCGAGGGCGGTGACGTTGTCCCCGAGGGTGGCGAACTGGCGCTCCTGCAGGTCCGAGACGCGGCCTTTCGGATAGAGCACCACCACGCGCACGGCGGGACGGTGCCAGAAGGCCTGGGCCACGGCGGCCCCGGTGTCGCCGCTGGTGGCGGTGAGGATGGTCAGGGGCCGCCCCGGTTCCCGGACCAGTTCCAGGATGTGGGCGAAAAACCGCGCGCCCACATCCTTGAACGCCAGCGTGGGGCCATGGAACAGCTCAAGGGCATACAGGCCGCGCCGCACCTGGGCCAAGGGAATGGGGAAGTCCAGGGCGCTGCTGATGGCCGCCGCCAGCGCATCCTGATCAAACTCTTCGCCGATGAACCGGCGGAGGATGATCTCGCTGCGTTCCACCCAACGGAGCTGCAGCAGGCTGTCCCAGTCTTCGAACACAGGCAGGGTTTCCGGCATCCAGAGGCCGCCGCCCGGAGCCAGGCCCTGCAGCACGGCTTCACGGAACGTGGCCGTGTCGCCGGGGTTTCGCGTGCTGACGAATTTCAAGGGAGCACTCGCGCGCCCAGCGGATCCACGCCGCAGAGCCGGGCTTCGGAGGCGAGTCCGGCGGCTTCGAAAGCCGCCTGGATGGCCGCCACGACTTCTTCTCCATGCTCGGTTCCCTCCGCGACCGCGAAGACCGAGGGGCCGGATCCCGAGAGCGTGCAGCCCAGGGCGCCGGCTTGCATGGCCGCTTTCTGGGCGGTGCGGAAGCCGGGCACCAGATCCGCGCGGCGGGGTTCGGCCAGCACGTCGCGCAGGCACCGGATGAAGATCTCCTGGTCCTTCGTGTGCAGCGCGTGGACGAAGGCCGCGAGGTTCTGCGCGAAGGCCAGGACCTCGGGCATCGGAAGCCTGTCCGGCATCACGCTCCGGGCGCGTTCGGTTGAAAGTTCGCAGTGGGGATGCACCACGGCGATCACCAGCTCCGCGGGCCAGGGCAGGGCGCGGGGTTTGGACCCCCCATCGCCGCCCGGCACCAGCAGCAGCAAGCCGCCGTGCAGCGAGGGCGCCACATTGTCCAGGTGCACCGAACCCGAAACCAGGGATTCGGCGCGGCCCGCCATCTGAAGCAGTTCGGATCTCGTGAATGGTTCCCCCAGGAGCATCTGGCAGGCCAGCAGGGTCGCTACGATGGAACTGGCGCTGGACCCCAGGCCGCTGGAGCGCGGGAGGTTCTTCTCGAGGGTGAAGGCCATGTCGGGGCAGGAAATCCCCTTGGCGGCCAGGCCGTCCCTCACGAAGTTGAAGGTGCGGAGCACCAGGTTTTGCGCCGGGTCCGGCGGCATGAGATGGGCATAGGGGCCCGTGGCGAGCAGGGTGGTTTTGGCGGCGGCTTTGACACTCACCACGTCGCCCCACAGGGAACCATCCAGGGGCGCCAGGGCGGCGCCCATCAAGTCGAATCCGGCGGCGAAATTGCCGATGCTGGCGGGTGCGTAGGCTCGGATGGCGCTGCTCATGGGAGCCCTTCGAAAGATGCGATCTTCAGGATATCCGCGAGCACGCCCGCTGCCGTCACCTCGCCTCCGGCGCCGTAGCCCCGGACCACCAGGGGCGTGGGCTGGTAGTGCTCCGTAAGGAAGGCCAGGGCGTTCTCGCCGCCCTTGACCGAAAAGAGCGGATGGTCCGGCCCCACGGCCTCCAGCCGGACGGAACAGCGGAAGCCATCCTCCACGGCCCGGATGCTCGCCACGTGGCGGAGCACCCGGCCCTCCTTTTTCAGGTCCGCCATGCGCTGGGCGAAGCCTTCATCCAGCGCCGGAAGCCTGGCCATGAAGGGCTCCACGCTTCCCGACGCATCGAACCCGGACGGGAGCACGCCCTCCACGTCGATGTCCGCCAGCTCCAGCTCGGCGCCCATTTCCCGGGCCAGGATCAGCAGCTTCCGCGCCACGTCGAGACCCGAAAGGTCGTCCCGGGGGTCCGGTTCGGTGAACCCCTTTTCCTTGGCGGTCCGCACGCTTTCAGAGAAGGCGGCGCCTTCATCCAGCAGGCCCAGCAGGAAGGAGAGCGATCCCGACAGCGTGCCGTCGAAGCGCAGCACCCGGTCCCCGCCCCGGAGCAGGTTCCTCAGGGTCTCGATGACCGGAAGGCCCGCTCCCACATTGGTTTCATATAAAAATTTCCGCCGCAGCATCTCCGAAGCGTGGCGCAGGGTCCGGTACGCTTCGAAGCCCGCCGTGTTGGCCTTCTTGTTGGCCGTCACCACGTGAAGCCCGGCTTCCATCAACCTTGGATAGGCTTCGGCCACCTCGTTGTCGGAGGTGCAATCCACGAACACGGGATTCGTGAACCGCGCTTGGGCGACGGCCTTGACCAGGGTTTCCAGGTCGGCGGGTCCAGCGGCGTCGGCGTCAAGGGCATCCCAGTCCGGCACTCCATCCACATTGAACGTGAATTGTCTGGAATTGGCCACGGCGCAGATTCTCAACTCGACCTTCCTCCGCGGATTGGTTTGGTGGCTCGCGATGGCTCGAAGCAGCTTGGAACCCACGTTGCCCTTTCCCCAGACCACCAATTGCAATTGCGGCAGGGAGCGGAAAAAGGCCGCGTGGACCTGGCGCAAGGCCCGGGCCTCGTCGCCCTCGCGGATGACCACGGAGATGTTGCGCTCGCTGCTGCCCTGCGCGATGGCCACGATGTTCACGCCCACCGCCGCGAGGGCTCCGAAAAAGGTCCCCGCGACGCCGAGCCGGTGTTTCATGCCGTCGCCGACGAGGGAGAGGATCGCATGGCCGGCGCGCCGCTGGATGGGATCCAGCATCCCGGCAGCGAGCTCCGCCACGAAAGCCGACTGCAAAGCCTCCAAGGCCTTGCCGCCCTCGGACTCGGCCACTGAAAAAGAGATGGCGCACTCGCTGGACCCTTGGGTGATGAGGATGACGGAGATGTTCGCCGCCGCCATGGTCTGGAAGACGCGCGCGGCGATGCCGGGCACGCCGGTCATGCCGGAGCCGCTCACATCGATCAGGGTGACGCCGCCGAGGAAGGTCAGGCCCCGCGCGCCATGGGGCGAGGGCTGGGAGCCTCCATGCACCAGCGTCCCCGGCCGCGAGGGCGCGAAGGTGTTGCGGACGCGCACGGGGATGCCCTTTTCACGGGCGGGCTGGATGGTCTTGGGGTGCAGCACCTTGGCGCCGAAATAGGAAAGTTCCATGGCCTCTTCGAAACTGGTTTCGGGCAGCGTGAAGGCTTCCGGCACCAGGCGCGGGTCGGCGCTGTAGATGCCGTCCACATCGGTCCAGATCTCCAGCAGGTGCGCGTTCGAGGCCCAGGCCGCGATGGCCGCGCTGTAGTCGGAGCCGCCCCGGCCCAGGATGGTGGTCTTGCCATCCGCATCCGATCCGAAGAACCCCGGCAACACGGAGAGCGGGGGCGGGTTTTCGCGGAATGCTCCGAAGGCCGCGGCCGTGGCCTTCCAGTCCGGCGATGCTTCCAGGGATTCGCGGCTGGTGCGGATGCAGGCCGCGGCATCCAGCAACCGGGCCCCGAGCGCCTTGGCCAGCAGCAGGCTGGAGGCCCGTTCGCCCAGGCTGTAAAGGCTTGCCATGACGCCGGGCGGGCATTCCCCCAGGAGCTTCACGCCCTGCAGGTATTGCGAAAGATCGTTTTCGAGGCCCCGAAGCTCCGCATCCAGAGGCGCCGGATCCCCAGGAAACAGCTCGGCGGCGGTGGCGCGGTGGAGCTCCGAAAACCGGGTCCGGCAGGCGTCCGTGTCCCGGCCGTCCACGGCGGCCTGGACCCCATCCCGCAGCAGGTTGGTGACGCCGCTCATGGCCGAGACCACCACCAGCACCGGACCCTCGGAGGCGGCCTGCCGCGCGATGTCCGCCACGGCGCTGATGCGGGCCGCCGAAGCCATGGAGGTGCCGCCGAATTTCATCACGCGCATAAAGGTCCCAAAACAAAAAGCCCCGCCTTGGGTGCGGGGCCGGGTCAGCAAAAAGAACGAAAGCTAGACCGGCCGCGCCTGGAAGGCCGTAGTCGTCGTCGACGTGGCGGAATCGAGCCGGACCGGGCCCAGGCCTAGGGACGGGCTGGAAGCCTTTCCGGTCTGGCTGGACGGTTTCGGTGCGAGGCGCATAGGAAAACCTTTCCCGAGTCTTTCCTTCCGGTCAACGGAAAATCTCAGCGAACTCAGCCACAATGGGTGGACCAGGAGCCTCCATGCCCTCTCCCAAACCATTGCGCCTAGGCCATCGGGGCTACTCCACGAAGCACCTGGAGAACTCCATGGAGGCTTTCCGCGCCGCGCTGGCGGCGGGGATGGACGGCTTCGAACTGGACGCGCAGCCCACGCGGGATGGCGTCTGCTGCGTGTTGCACGATGATGATCTGGCCCGCACCGCCGTGGGCGGCGGCATCCTGCGGCAGTTGAAAGCCAGCGAGCTGCCCAAGCTGAAGAATGGCGAGGACGTGCCGCGCCTGGGCGATGTGTTGGACCTGCCGGCGAAGCTCATCAACGTGGAGTTGAAGGGCGAGCCCGGCTGGAAGCAGGCCTTGGCGGCCGTGGATGCGGCGGATGCCCTGGACCGGGTCCTCTTCAGCAGTTTCGAGCCCAGCGAAGTGCTCCAGCTCTGGGCGGACTGCCACGAGGCCCGCTGCGGGTTCCTGTGGGATCTGGAAGAAGCCATGGCGCTGACGGAGGAGGAGCTGGCGGAACTGCCGGAAGCCCTCATGTTCCATCCGCCCATCGCCGCGGTGCTGGCGAGGCCGGAGCTGTGGAGACCCTACGCGCACCGCCTGGCGCTCTGGGGCATGAAATCCTTTTCAGCTGCCGAGGACCTGCCCTTCCAGCCGGCCATCCTGATCGCCGACGGGCCCTGAATCCCGATCTCCGCCCATGCCTGCCCGGCGCACGGCCAGTCGCGCGCCGGTCCAGATCCACCCAGCCCCCACAGCCATCCCCAGGACGCCCATAGGCACGGCCAGCAGGGCCGTGAGGGTGGGCAGCCACACGCCGACGGCGTCGCCGCCGCGGTAGATGAAGGTGTCGATGAAGGGCTTGGATTTGTACTTCTCTTCAGGCCCCAAAGGGATGTACAGCATCTCCCGAGCAGGTTTGTCCACGGCGTAGTGGAGGCCCCGGCGCACCACCTGCACCCAGGCCAGCACCGCGAACGTGGGCCAGATCCACAGCGCGCCGAAGCCCAGCACCGTGAGGAAGGGCACCAGGCAGAGCGCGCCCTTCATGCCCAGGCGGGTGAAGATCCGCCCGGCGAGCAGGAACTGGGCCGCCAGGGAGAGCACATTCACCCAGAGGTCGATGCGCGCGAAGGCCGCCGCGCGGGCCGCGGTGTCCTGGAACGCGCGCTCCACGATGCGCCCCTGGATCAGGTACAAGAAGGTCGAGGTAAGCGTGAACAACAGCAGGTAGAGGCAGATCAGCCGCAGGTAGGGAGAGCGCAGCAACAGCCGCAGGCCCTCCATCACGCCTGGGCCGGGCTCCCGCTGGAGCTGTTCCGCGCCTTCCAGTCCGAAGCGCCGGCCCAGCCGCTTCATGAATTGGCTCGCAACCTCCAGGCAAGCCGCGGAGAGCAGAAAGAGCGTCGCCGGCCGGGCCTGGACCTGCCAGGCGCCCAGCGGAAATCCCCGCATCAAGGCTTCGGTGAGAGCCGCCCCTGCGATGGCGCCCAAGGTCCCGCCAGCGGCGATAGGACTGAACAGCCGCTTCCCCTGGCCATCGTTGAAGATGTCCGACATGAAGGCCCAGAACACCGAGACGACGAACAGGTTGAACACGCTGAGCCAGATGTAGAAGCCGTAGCCCAGCCAGGCATTCCC comes from Holophagaceae bacterium and encodes:
- a CDS encoding MFS transporter, whose product is MSMNSSHALRNSLRRVFLLEEGEAPALLEAGSYFFFLLLSFYLLRPLREALGIAKGADKLPWLMTGTLVAMLLVNPAFAALVARFPRKRFIPMVYRFFALNLLVFYGLFRWKAGNAWLGYGFYIWLSVFNLFVVSVFWAFMSDIFNDGQGKRLFSPIAAGGTLGAIAGAALTEALMRGFPLGAWQVQARPATLFLLSAACLEVASQFMKRLGRRFGLEGAEQLQREPGPGVMEGLRLLLRSPYLRLICLYLLLFTLTSTFLYLIQGRIVERAFQDTAARAAAFARIDLWVNVLSLAAQFLLAGRIFTRLGMKGALCLVPFLTVLGFGALWIWPTFAVLAWVQVVRRGLHYAVDKPAREMLYIPLGPEEKYKSKPFIDTFIYRGGDAVGVWLPTLTALLAVPMGVLGMAVGAGWIWTGARLAVRRAGMGGDRDSGPVGDQDGRLEGQVLGS